From Betaproteobacteria bacterium:
GTTTGCTGTCCTTGGCTCCGCTCGCGCGAATCTCTTCTGCCAGCGGAAAATCCGGCCATGCCCCCGCTAAATCGCGCACGTGCTCCGGCCAGTCCGCAACCGCTCGCCGGCGGATCAAGTCCGCGATCCATTTGCTCTTCGATATTCCAGCGGACTGGACGGCCGCCTGCATCAATTTTTCGGTTTCATCGTCCAAGTAAATTGTGACCTGTCCGATGCACCGACCGCCGTTCGCGGATTGAGAGTTCCTACACCGGCACCCCTTCGATCAAACTCCACTCTGACTTCGTCGGGATGATCCGGGAGAGCTGAAATCCGCTGGCCTCGTACAG
This genomic window contains:
- a CDS encoding CopG family transcriptional regulator, with the protein product MGQVTIYLDDETEKLMQAAVQSAGISKSKWIADLIRRRAVADWPEHVRDLAGAWPDFPLAEEIRASGAKDSKRGKL